A single Limanda limanda chromosome 19, fLimLim1.1, whole genome shotgun sequence DNA region contains:
- the si:ch211-13c6.2 gene encoding uncharacterized protein si:ch211-13c6.2 isoform X3: protein MEEVPCNDEQETLSYLCRLCHTTTNLVEAVHHVIGRKHRQKYVEIKRPDLVTWDKQSVIYQGGKIIRTRAEIVERQDGRGNPTPLAKKGNESRSNTSRVHPTQRENSLTQKDVPPRFSELKANKGENSGRGYPNMSSFQTEEPSMNRDRQMYQREDGLCRGYMKDELHSADYMNNDMYRQEYMDPDNSMQYEEDRQIRDQQEPCGGTRYDPWEEVPMPYGQTQDLDYFPEEAPPYRRSYPEKDALKDLYSEEAWRRKARSEYEPSQPAYPDDERRWSQDRESGRHDDMRRASRQVSSEPEAKRRSFSTPVESDLSHDHLFDIINDYRNNKGELYEEVASYPGMSRTGPHSSQRRVDVTKTISGIPEPFRRFLTGATNDGGREKRKRKSRFSDATAEEVERTKEILRKEHGHPNPKFGGHPRHVSEPVRPEIHRTQHPDLYTSSQSPHHPESYHREALQSEGVFDMLKGIEIQNAEEADFLKNKICSLLREFKSKKSEKTVHNSQGGAVHKNEYNSLNPDLQLPPQHQYERTRRDDSDHRPSQDTSFQDGSRGRGWQQHEYMPVEQRQEHHHSARGAVKQHQEHHHSERKEPGTSNRSRYEEAFGHPGRSRPPQVPFSDEPEHYPERFQEPMNPRGYRPAADEYFDRPSAALRMAEEPRMQSCSRYATSLDKITSTLLELVARKQQ, encoded by the exons ATGGAAGAAGTCCCTTGTAATGATGAACAAGAAACCCTCAGCTACTTATGTAGGCTATGTCATACGACTACAAACCTAGTCGAAGCGGTCCACCATGTGATTGGACGTAAACACAGGCAGAAATATGTG GAAATCAAACGGCCAGACTTGGTGACCTGGGATAAACAATCTGTAATATACCAAGGAGGAAAGATCATACGGACCCGAGCAGAAATAGTAGAGAGACAGGATGGACGTGGGAATCCAACG cCATTGGCAAAAAAGGGGAATGAAAGCAGGTCAAATACATCAAGAG TGCACCCAACGCAGAGGGAAAATAGTTTGACCCAAAAAGACGTACCACCACGGTTTTCAGAATTGAAGGCCAATAAGGGGGAGAACTCTGGCCGAGGGTACCCGAATATGTCCTCATTCCAGACAGAGGAACCTTCCatgaacagagacagacagatgtacCAGCGGGAGGACGGTCTCTGCCGTGGATACATGAAAGACGAGCTACACAGTGCAGATTACATGAATAACGACATGTACAGACAAGAATATATGGACCCTGATAATAGCATGCAATATGAAGAAGATCGACAAATAAGAGACCAACAGGAGCCATGTGGTGGTACCAGGTATGATCCTTGGGAGGAGGTGCCAATGCCCTATGGCCAGACTCAGGATTTGGATTATTTTCCAGAGGAGGCTCCTCCTTACAGAAGATCCTATCCAGAAAAAGATGCTCTGAAGGACCTCTACTCTGAGGAAGCTTGGCGTCGCAAAGCCCGTTCTGAGTATGAGCCCTCACAGCCGGCGTATCCAGACGATGAACGCCGGTGGTCTCAGGACAGAGAATCAGGCAGACATGACGATATGAGAAGAGCGAGTCGGCAAGTATCAAGTGAACCAGAGGCCAAGAGGAGGAGCTTTTCCACACCTGTGGAGAGTGACTTATCACATGATCATTTGTTTGATATTATCAACGATTATAGGAACAACAAGGGAGAACTGTATGAAGAGGTAGCTTCTTACCCCGGGATGAGCAGAACTGGACCCCATTCCTCCCAGAGACGAGTGGACGTGACTAAAACCATATCTGGCATTCCAGAGCCATTCAGGCGCTTTCTGACAGGTGCCACTAATGATGGGGGACGTGAGAAAAGAAAACGAAAAAGTCGCTTCTCTGATGCCActgcagaggaagtggagaggacAAAGGAGAT TCTCCGTAAAGAACATGGCCACCCAAATCCAAAGTTCGGTGGGCATCCGAGACATGTTAGTGAGCCAGTGCGACCTGAAATCCACAGAACACAGCATCCTGACCTCTACACGTCATCACAG AGCCCACATCATCCTGAAAGCTACCACAGAGAAGCCTTGCAGTCAGAGGGGGTCTTTGATATGCTG AAAGGAATTGAAATTCAGAATGCAGAGGAGGCTGATTTCTTGAAGAACAAAATTTGCAGCCTTCTGAGAGAATTTAAGTCCAAAAAATCTGAGAAGACAGTG CACAACAGCCAAGGCGGAGCAGTCCACAAGAACGAATACAACAGCTTGAACCCGGACTTGCAGCTTCCTCCACAACACCAGTATGAGAGAACACGCAGAGACGATTCAGACCATCGACCATCACAAGACACAAGTTTCCAAGATGGTTCCAGAGGACGAGGTTGGCAGCAGCATGAGTATATGCCTGTCGAACAGCGCCAAGAACACCATCATTCAGCACGCGGCGCTGTCAAACAGCACCAAGAACACCATCATTCTGAACGCAAGGAACCAGGAACCTCAAATAGAAGCCGTTATGAAG agGCCTTTGGGCATCCTGGAAGGTCTCGGCCACCACAGGTTCCCTTTTCAGACGAGCCAGAACATTACCCTGAAAGGTTTCAAGAACCCATGAACCCTCGTGGCTACAGACCTGCTGCTGACGAGTATTTCGACCGTCCCTCTGCAGCCCTACGCATGGCCGAAGAACCCAGGATGCAGAGCTGTTCTCGGTACGCCACCAGCCTGGACAAAATAACCTCCACCCTCCTGGAACTTGTggcaagaaaacaacaatga
- the si:ch211-13c6.2 gene encoding uncharacterized protein si:ch211-13c6.2 isoform X2, with translation MDTFETPYDVEADFIECTVCDKSIRGDTLYKIHMTTPGHLKKEEGLVNSGLAVRQRIVPDFKDILQYLEYLKLNEPIIGLSYMEEVPCNDEQETLSYLCRLCHTTTNLVEAVHHVIGRKHRQKYVEIKRPDLVTWDKQSVIYQGGKIIRTRAEIVERQDGRGNPTPLAKKGNESRSNTSRVHPTQRENSLTQKDVPPRFSELKANKGENSGRGYPNMSSFQTEEPSMNRDRQMYQREDGLCRGYMKDELHSADYMNNDMYRQEYMDPDNSMQYEEDRQIRDQQEPCGGTRYDPWEEVPMPYGQTQDLDYFPEEAPPYRRSYPEKDALKDLYSEEAWRRKARSEYEPSQPAYPDDERRWSQDRESGRHDDMRRASRNNKGELYEEVASYPGMSRTGPHSSQRRVDVTKTISGIPEPFRRFLTGATNDGGREKRKRKSRFSDATAEEVERTKEILRKEHGHPNPKFGGHPRHVSEPVRPEIHRTQHPDLYTSSQSPHHPESYHREALQSEGVFDMLKGIEIQNAEEADFLKNKICSLLREFKSKKSEKTVHNSQGGAVHKNEYNSLNPDLQLPPQHQYERTRRDDSDHRPSQDTSFQDGSRGRGWQQHEYMPVEQRQEHHHSARGAVKQHQEHHHSERKEPGTSNRSRYEEAFGHPGRSRPPQVPFSDEPEHYPERFQEPMNPRGYRPAADEYFDRPSAALRMAEEPRMQSCSRYATSLDKITSTLLELVARKQQ, from the exons ATGGACACATTCGAGACACCGTACGATGTTGAGGCTGACTTCATTGAATGCACG GTCTGTGATAAATCCATCAGGGGAGACACCTTGTACAAGATACACATGACGACACCTGGGCATTTAAAG AAAGAGGAAGGCTTAGTCAATTCGG GGCTTGCAGTCAGACAAAGAATCGTACCGGACTTTAAGGACATTTTACAATATCTGGAATACCTGAAGCTCAACGAGCCCATCATTG GTTTGAGCTATATGGAAGAAGTCCCTTGTAATGATGAACAAGAAACCCTCAGCTACTTATGTAGGCTATGTCATACGACTACAAACCTAGTCGAAGCGGTCCACCATGTGATTGGACGTAAACACAGGCAGAAATATGTG GAAATCAAACGGCCAGACTTGGTGACCTGGGATAAACAATCTGTAATATACCAAGGAGGAAAGATCATACGGACCCGAGCAGAAATAGTAGAGAGACAGGATGGACGTGGGAATCCAACG cCATTGGCAAAAAAGGGGAATGAAAGCAGGTCAAATACATCAAGAG TGCACCCAACGCAGAGGGAAAATAGTTTGACCCAAAAAGACGTACCACCACGGTTTTCAGAATTGAAGGCCAATAAGGGGGAGAACTCTGGCCGAGGGTACCCGAATATGTCCTCATTCCAGACAGAGGAACCTTCCatgaacagagacagacagatgtacCAGCGGGAGGACGGTCTCTGCCGTGGATACATGAAAGACGAGCTACACAGTGCAGATTACATGAATAACGACATGTACAGACAAGAATATATGGACCCTGATAATAGCATGCAATATGAAGAAGATCGACAAATAAGAGACCAACAGGAGCCATGTGGTGGTACCAGGTATGATCCTTGGGAGGAGGTGCCAATGCCCTATGGCCAGACTCAGGATTTGGATTATTTTCCAGAGGAGGCTCCTCCTTACAGAAGATCCTATCCAGAAAAAGATGCTCTGAAGGACCTCTACTCTGAGGAAGCTTGGCGTCGCAAAGCCCGTTCTGAGTATGAGCCCTCACAGCCGGCGTATCCAGACGATGAACGCCGGTGGTCTCAGGACAGAGAATCAGGCAGACATGACGATATGAGAAGAGCGAGTCG GAACAACAAGGGAGAACTGTATGAAGAGGTAGCTTCTTACCCCGGGATGAGCAGAACTGGACCCCATTCCTCCCAGAGACGAGTGGACGTGACTAAAACCATATCTGGCATTCCAGAGCCATTCAGGCGCTTTCTGACAGGTGCCACTAATGATGGGGGACGTGAGAAAAGAAAACGAAAAAGTCGCTTCTCTGATGCCActgcagaggaagtggagaggacAAAGGAGAT TCTCCGTAAAGAACATGGCCACCCAAATCCAAAGTTCGGTGGGCATCCGAGACATGTTAGTGAGCCAGTGCGACCTGAAATCCACAGAACACAGCATCCTGACCTCTACACGTCATCACAG AGCCCACATCATCCTGAAAGCTACCACAGAGAAGCCTTGCAGTCAGAGGGGGTCTTTGATATGCTG AAAGGAATTGAAATTCAGAATGCAGAGGAGGCTGATTTCTTGAAGAACAAAATTTGCAGCCTTCTGAGAGAATTTAAGTCCAAAAAATCTGAGAAGACAGTG CACAACAGCCAAGGCGGAGCAGTCCACAAGAACGAATACAACAGCTTGAACCCGGACTTGCAGCTTCCTCCACAACACCAGTATGAGAGAACACGCAGAGACGATTCAGACCATCGACCATCACAAGACACAAGTTTCCAAGATGGTTCCAGAGGACGAGGTTGGCAGCAGCATGAGTATATGCCTGTCGAACAGCGCCAAGAACACCATCATTCAGCACGCGGCGCTGTCAAACAGCACCAAGAACACCATCATTCTGAACGCAAGGAACCAGGAACCTCAAATAGAAGCCGTTATGAAG agGCCTTTGGGCATCCTGGAAGGTCTCGGCCACCACAGGTTCCCTTTTCAGACGAGCCAGAACATTACCCTGAAAGGTTTCAAGAACCCATGAACCCTCGTGGCTACAGACCTGCTGCTGACGAGTATTTCGACCGTCCCTCTGCAGCCCTACGCATGGCCGAAGAACCCAGGATGCAGAGCTGTTCTCGGTACGCCACCAGCCTGGACAAAATAACCTCCACCCTCCTGGAACTTGTggcaagaaaacaacaatga
- the LOC133025963 gene encoding regulation of nuclear pre-mRNA domain-containing protein 1A-like, with translation MSAFSEAALEKKLCELSNSQQSVQTLSLWLIHHRKHSKTIVTVWISELKKAQVPRKLTFLYLANDVIQNSKKKGPEFTQDFAPVIVDAFKHVSREGEDGCKKQLGRVLSIWQERGVYETSLIEQLSQVLYGEKKAKKRSYEQIRPDDEDFASQSSPAEPPQTAELIRALQELENAASGDSVLRQRISSLPAEVQDTSLLHRITDKESGDRLSRLVEEACMLLADYSGRLAAEIDDRRQLTRTLTVFLQSQKDGLAQNEQKLEEYKRKLTRVTQVRKELRSRLNNLPGRIYNSSA, from the exons ATGTCAGCTTTCTCCGAGGCGGCTCTAGAGAAGAAGCTGTGCGAGCTGAGCAACTCGCAGCAAAGTGTGCAGACCCTGTCGCTGTGGCTCATCCATCACAGGAAGCACTCGAAGACCATCGTCACTGTTTGGATCAGCGAGCTGAAGAAAG CTCAGGTACCACGCAAGCTGACCTTCCTCTACTTGGCCAATGACGTCATTCAGAACAGCAAGAAAAAAGGGCCAGAGTTCACACAGGACTTTGCACCGGTCATTGTCGATGCATTCAAACACGTTTCCAG AGAGGGCGAGGACGGCTGTAAGAAACAGTTGGGTCGAGTTCTGTCCATCTGGCAGGAGAGAGGAGTATACGAGACCAGCCTGATCGAGCAACTCTCTCAAGTCTTGT ATGGCGAAAAAAAGGCTAAGAAGAGGTCGTATGAGCAGATCCGACCAGACGATGAGGACTTCGCCTCCCAGAGCTCTCCAGCTGAGCCCCCACAG ACAGCCGAGTTAATCCGAGCTCTGCAGGAGCTGGAAAATGCAGCCTCTGGCGACTCAGTGCTGCGTCAGCGAATCTCCTCCCTTCCTGCTGAGGTGCAGGACACGTCACTGCTTCACAGGATCACAG ATAAAGAATCCGGGGATCGGCTCTCCCGGCTTGTGGAGGAGGCCTGCATGCTGCTCGCAGACTACAGCGGTCGCTTGGCAGCAGAGATCGACGACAGGAGGCAGCTCACGCGCACGCTAACCGTCTTCCTGCAGAGCCAGAAGGACGGCTTGGCCCAGAACGAGCAGAAACTCGAA gaataCAAACGCAAACTGACGAGAGTAACCCAGGTCCGCAAGGAGCTGCGTTCGCGTCTGAACAATCTTCCAGGACGGATCTACAACTCCTCGGCCTGA
- the si:ch211-13c6.2 gene encoding uncharacterized protein si:ch211-13c6.2 isoform X1, whose product MDTFETPYDVEADFIECTVCDKSIRGDTLYKIHMTTPGHLKKEEGLVNSGLAVRQRIVPDFKDILQYLEYLKLNEPIIGLSYMEEVPCNDEQETLSYLCRLCHTTTNLVEAVHHVIGRKHRQKYVEIKRPDLVTWDKQSVIYQGGKIIRTRAEIVERQDGRGNPTPLAKKGNESRSNTSRVHPTQRENSLTQKDVPPRFSELKANKGENSGRGYPNMSSFQTEEPSMNRDRQMYQREDGLCRGYMKDELHSADYMNNDMYRQEYMDPDNSMQYEEDRQIRDQQEPCGGTRYDPWEEVPMPYGQTQDLDYFPEEAPPYRRSYPEKDALKDLYSEEAWRRKARSEYEPSQPAYPDDERRWSQDRESGRHDDMRRASRQVSSEPEAKRRSFSTPVESDLSHDHLFDIINDYRNNKGELYEEVASYPGMSRTGPHSSQRRVDVTKTISGIPEPFRRFLTGATNDGGREKRKRKSRFSDATAEEVERTKEILRKEHGHPNPKFGGHPRHVSEPVRPEIHRTQHPDLYTSSQSPHHPESYHREALQSEGVFDMLKGIEIQNAEEADFLKNKICSLLREFKSKKSEKTVHNSQGGAVHKNEYNSLNPDLQLPPQHQYERTRRDDSDHRPSQDTSFQDGSRGRGWQQHEYMPVEQRQEHHHSARGAVKQHQEHHHSERKEPGTSNRSRYEEAFGHPGRSRPPQVPFSDEPEHYPERFQEPMNPRGYRPAADEYFDRPSAALRMAEEPRMQSCSRYATSLDKITSTLLELVARKQQ is encoded by the exons ATGGACACATTCGAGACACCGTACGATGTTGAGGCTGACTTCATTGAATGCACG GTCTGTGATAAATCCATCAGGGGAGACACCTTGTACAAGATACACATGACGACACCTGGGCATTTAAAG AAAGAGGAAGGCTTAGTCAATTCGG GGCTTGCAGTCAGACAAAGAATCGTACCGGACTTTAAGGACATTTTACAATATCTGGAATACCTGAAGCTCAACGAGCCCATCATTG GTTTGAGCTATATGGAAGAAGTCCCTTGTAATGATGAACAAGAAACCCTCAGCTACTTATGTAGGCTATGTCATACGACTACAAACCTAGTCGAAGCGGTCCACCATGTGATTGGACGTAAACACAGGCAGAAATATGTG GAAATCAAACGGCCAGACTTGGTGACCTGGGATAAACAATCTGTAATATACCAAGGAGGAAAGATCATACGGACCCGAGCAGAAATAGTAGAGAGACAGGATGGACGTGGGAATCCAACG cCATTGGCAAAAAAGGGGAATGAAAGCAGGTCAAATACATCAAGAG TGCACCCAACGCAGAGGGAAAATAGTTTGACCCAAAAAGACGTACCACCACGGTTTTCAGAATTGAAGGCCAATAAGGGGGAGAACTCTGGCCGAGGGTACCCGAATATGTCCTCATTCCAGACAGAGGAACCTTCCatgaacagagacagacagatgtacCAGCGGGAGGACGGTCTCTGCCGTGGATACATGAAAGACGAGCTACACAGTGCAGATTACATGAATAACGACATGTACAGACAAGAATATATGGACCCTGATAATAGCATGCAATATGAAGAAGATCGACAAATAAGAGACCAACAGGAGCCATGTGGTGGTACCAGGTATGATCCTTGGGAGGAGGTGCCAATGCCCTATGGCCAGACTCAGGATTTGGATTATTTTCCAGAGGAGGCTCCTCCTTACAGAAGATCCTATCCAGAAAAAGATGCTCTGAAGGACCTCTACTCTGAGGAAGCTTGGCGTCGCAAAGCCCGTTCTGAGTATGAGCCCTCACAGCCGGCGTATCCAGACGATGAACGCCGGTGGTCTCAGGACAGAGAATCAGGCAGACATGACGATATGAGAAGAGCGAGTCGGCAAGTATCAAGTGAACCAGAGGCCAAGAGGAGGAGCTTTTCCACACCTGTGGAGAGTGACTTATCACATGATCATTTGTTTGATATTATCAACGATTATAGGAACAACAAGGGAGAACTGTATGAAGAGGTAGCTTCTTACCCCGGGATGAGCAGAACTGGACCCCATTCCTCCCAGAGACGAGTGGACGTGACTAAAACCATATCTGGCATTCCAGAGCCATTCAGGCGCTTTCTGACAGGTGCCACTAATGATGGGGGACGTGAGAAAAGAAAACGAAAAAGTCGCTTCTCTGATGCCActgcagaggaagtggagaggacAAAGGAGAT TCTCCGTAAAGAACATGGCCACCCAAATCCAAAGTTCGGTGGGCATCCGAGACATGTTAGTGAGCCAGTGCGACCTGAAATCCACAGAACACAGCATCCTGACCTCTACACGTCATCACAG AGCCCACATCATCCTGAAAGCTACCACAGAGAAGCCTTGCAGTCAGAGGGGGTCTTTGATATGCTG AAAGGAATTGAAATTCAGAATGCAGAGGAGGCTGATTTCTTGAAGAACAAAATTTGCAGCCTTCTGAGAGAATTTAAGTCCAAAAAATCTGAGAAGACAGTG CACAACAGCCAAGGCGGAGCAGTCCACAAGAACGAATACAACAGCTTGAACCCGGACTTGCAGCTTCCTCCACAACACCAGTATGAGAGAACACGCAGAGACGATTCAGACCATCGACCATCACAAGACACAAGTTTCCAAGATGGTTCCAGAGGACGAGGTTGGCAGCAGCATGAGTATATGCCTGTCGAACAGCGCCAAGAACACCATCATTCAGCACGCGGCGCTGTCAAACAGCACCAAGAACACCATCATTCTGAACGCAAGGAACCAGGAACCTCAAATAGAAGCCGTTATGAAG agGCCTTTGGGCATCCTGGAAGGTCTCGGCCACCACAGGTTCCCTTTTCAGACGAGCCAGAACATTACCCTGAAAGGTTTCAAGAACCCATGAACCCTCGTGGCTACAGACCTGCTGCTGACGAGTATTTCGACCGTCCCTCTGCAGCCCTACGCATGGCCGAAGAACCCAGGATGCAGAGCTGTTCTCGGTACGCCACCAGCCTGGACAAAATAACCTCCACCCTCCTGGAACTTGTggcaagaaaacaacaatga